Proteins encoded by one window of Winogradskyella sp. PG-2:
- a CDS encoding ArsR/SmtB family transcription factor has protein sequence MGLTKSEIFSDTQNEIATLAKAFAHPARVAILHHLFKANTCICGDLVEEIGLAQATISQHLRELKNLNLIQGNIEGTSVYYCINQEKWSKMKSVISEFLDQDINMNCC, from the coding sequence ATGGGACTAACAAAAAGTGAGATTTTTTCGGATACACAGAATGAAATAGCAACACTTGCTAAAGCTTTCGCTCATCCTGCTAGAGTAGCTATATTGCATCATCTATTTAAAGCTAACACTTGTATTTGTGGAGATTTAGTAGAAGAAATTGGGCTAGCTCAAGCAACTATCTCTCAACACCTTAGAGAACTCAAAAATTTAAATCTAATACAAGGAAATATTGAAGGTACTAGTGTATATTACTGTATAAATCAAGAAAAATGGTCTAAAATGAAGTCTGTAATATCAGAATTTTTAGATCAAGATATTAATATGAATTGTTGCTAA